CGGCAAGATCGTCATCGGGCTCGGATGCGAGTGTCCGCCGGGCTCATCGGCGTCGGCGCCCACGCGTTCCGCAGGCACGTTCGTGAACAGGGAGTGGCGTACTCACCCGGACGACACGATCCTGATCTCCCCGACGCAGTGCGGGCACAGGCCCGGCTGGTGCGACCACATGACCGAGGACGACGTACGACCCCCGCGGTGGGGGTGGATCCCGAATCCTCCACCTGGGCTCTGGGAGCGGTTGAGCGGTGCTTCTCCCGTGACTGCCACCGCGGGCAACCCGAGGCGACGGGCCGTGCGGCGGTGCACCGACTGTGAGGCGAACCTCGCGCAGGGCTGACCGCTGTGCTCCCACGCCGCCCTGTTCTCGTTTCGGTGGGCGCGGCCGCACCTGGCAACGGCCACGCCCGCCTGCGTCAAGATCAGTAGCTGATGACGAGCCGCACGGACGGCCGGTCGATCACGGATCCGTCGGCGAGGTCGCTGTCCGGTGTGTCCGCGGGGTAGGCCATGACCACGGGTTCGGCGGTCCGGGCCGGGCCCCAGGCGCGGATCTGCGCGCAGATCCGCCCGGCGAGATCGGCGCCGGCGAGACCGTAGCCGACGGCTCCCAGCCGGAACCGGGGTTCTGTCTCGGGGTCTTCGGCGGTCCGCTCCAGAGTGAGGTATGCGATGGAGTCCCCCTCGACGAGGGCGGGGCTCAGGGCGGGTGAGGCGGGGCGGTGGAGGCCGGCCTCCACCGCTGCGGGCTTCGCGGTGATGCGGCAGGTCGCTCGCTCGGTGGCGCTCAGCCGCAGCCAGACGCCGTCGAACGACTCGACGGGCCCGACCGTCACATCGCTCCAGACGACCGACTTCGCTCGGGTGAGGGCGTCGCGCAGAAGTTCCGGGGCGATGGACTGGTCCTCGTCCCAGTAGAGCCGGACGAGCCGGTCGTCGTCGATGTAATCGTTCCGCTCTCCGTCCTGGCCGATCACCGGGAGGAAGCCGCACATCTTGACGGAGTAGGACCGCATCCGCCCCTCCTCGCGTTGGAAGGCCACGGCCCTGGAGAGCCCGCGCCATCGCAGCGGGACCACGAGGCGTCCGCCGACGGCGAGCTGGTCCCACCAGGCGCCGGGGAGGT
This DNA window, taken from Streptomyces sp. SCSIO 30461, encodes the following:
- the fxlM gene encoding methyltransferase, FxLD system, which encodes MNTTTGASPEDLRNRLVDAILKEDLSGLRDARVEGTMRTVPRHAFLPDAPIEEAYANKSVTIKENPDEDALPLSCASQPDVVHFMLVQLAVREGDNVFEIGAGTGYNAALLKHLTGKSGQVTTCDIDPDVTAYARRTLDANGYEDVRVVTRDGALGAPEFSPYGRMIATAGMWDLPGAWWDQLAVGGRLVVPLRWRGLSRAVAFQREEGRMRSYSVKMCGFLPVIGQDGERNDYIDDDRLVRLYWDEDQSIAPELLRDALTRAKSVVWSDVTVGPVESFDGVWLRLSATERATCRITAKPAAVEAGLHRPASPALSPALVEGDSIAYLTLERTAEDPETEPRFRLGAVGYGLAGADLAGRICAQIRAWGPARTAEPVVMAYPADTPDSDLADGSVIDRPSVRLVISY